From the genome of Candidatus Ruthia magnifica str. Cm (Calyptogena magnifica):
CAGATTGATTTGGATTTTATAGAGCAAAAATTTGAATAAAACTAACTGGAACTTTTTCCTAAGTTGCTGGATAATACGCTTAATGACTGGTAAACATTCTGTCTTTTGGTACACTTCTTTTAATAAAACTAAATCCAAAATACCTTGACTAACACATCCATGAACGCATCCTTTTCATTGTAAAAAACAATAATTTGATCCATCATTATTTCTAATTGATGTAATATAGGCATTTACCAATGTCTTAGTTATGTTGTCACTACGGCTCTAGTTTTTGAATAAGGATATAAATCAATATTGTTGGATCATGCGATGGATAAATAAACCGAACCGTATTAAATAAACATTACTTAGTAAGTGACAAAAACAATTTTGGCAACTCTTGAGGTAAAGACTCAACACGGTCAATCACAGAGTAGTGCGAGCCGAAAATATCAGCAATATATTCATCTGCTTTTTTATCCAAACTAATACAATAAGGGTACATACCTTTTTGTTGGGATTCTTGCACGGCTTTACGCGTATCTTGAATTAGGGTTTTTGGGTCATGAACATCAATATCAGCAGGCTCTCCATCGGTCAAAATCAACATTAATTTTTTATCACTTTGCTGTAAATTTAAGTAATGTGTGCCGTGACGAATGGCAGCACCCATTCTAGTAGAAAATTCTGCCTTCAAATCAGCCAAACGTGCTTTAACTGCATCATCCCAATGCTCATTGTAGCCTTTGATATGATAATACATAATCTTTTTACGAGTATCAGAATTAAAACCAGCAATGGCAAAGTTATCACCCAACTGCTCCACTGCCCAAGCCAACAAAGACACCGCCTCTTGTGAGAGTTCTAAAATAGTTTGTCCAGATTGCCCTACAACTTCATTTAATGACTCTGATAAATCTAACAACAATAACACTGAAACGCTACGAGAATCGTGTTCAAAATTAACATTTATTCTGGTATCTGGTTGAGAACCATTTTTAATATCAATCACACTACGTAATGCAATATCAAGATCTAGCTCAGCACCCTCTTCTTGATAACGTAGGCGTTTTTTATTTTGTGGTTTAAGCAAATCTAACACTTTTTTAAGTTGCTTAACCAAAATTGAATGTTTGTCTAAAATTTGTTCAATTTTTAAAGCATTAGTATGTGAATGTAGTCGCTCATACACAGCCGCCCAGTCAGGTTTATAAGCCTCGTAAACATAATCCCATTCGTCATAATAATGTGCTGGTATTACTTCAATACCTTCCTCATCTTCTTCAGATTTTTTCTGGCGTTCAAAGATGTTATCCTCTTCATCAAATTTTTCAATAAACAACCACATTGAACGATTATCATCTCGATAAGTCACCTCGGTATTTTCAAAATAAACACTGGCCAATGCATCTGAAGCACTTCTTGTTTTAATTAAATACCCAAACCCAAGGCTTAAACTGTCTAATGTTTCAGTCTCCCCTAGATTCATTAACCTCTTAAATTTTTCAACATAATCTAAGATAATTTGATTTTTATAAGGATGATTTTCATCAAGTAGTGCACGTATAAGCATAATAGCGCGGTGTCTCAAACAAGATTGATGCTTATCGTCACAATCAAACTCATCAACAATTGGAATTAGACTTAACCATAAATTTTTCAAACCAGGGTAAGTTTGAATGGCTAAATACTCGACCCGAGCATCTTCAAAAATCTCGGTAAAAAATCGTTGCTGTGGTGAAATATTATCGGCTACAATCTTGGTGGTAAATTGATGATGTACAATCAAGTGTGCCACTAAAGCCATATAACGTTTACAAGCATTAATACCATTTAATGGCTCATAAATATCAGGCAAACGAATAACGCTGTCTTCTAAATAAGGGTGAAAATGTTCTAACTTTTCAAAATTTGGAGAATATGGTGCGTACATAAAGTCCGTTTTCCAAAGTGCACACTGAAACAAATTAATTTCTCGCTCAATATCATTAAACAACAAACCCTTTCTTTGGCGTTGAAATACAGCTTTTGAATCTGCACTTGATAATGAAAAGTATTCCTTTTGCCGCTCAGGATGATCTTGAAAATATCTTAAACCGTAATTAATCCACTCATAAATACCTTCAAATTCTAATTGCTCCAACAACAAATTCATATTATCAAGCATAACTATTAATGATGGGGAAGCGTATGTATCATGAATACCATGCACTGAAAATGTGGTTTTGCTTAAATGATATTCAATTAAATTCAGATACTGATCAAGTTGATCATTGTTTGTATGTTCAATAACATCAATAAAGCTATTTAAGAATGGCTCAACTGCTCTTTTATTGGGTGTTCTAGATATTTTTTGATAGGCAAAATTAACAATTTTTTGAATACTACCATCACCATAGAATTCACCTATCCAGGGCATAGTCTTCAAAAAAGAAATAGATAAAGCGTCACCCTGCCCAATTTTTGCTAAAAATTCAGCACCGTTGTAGTACTCAATTAAACTTTGTTCTGAGAGTTTCTGAATGGCTTGCTCAATATTTGCAGAAAATACTCTTTGAACCGTATTAAAAGCACAATTTAAGGATTTATGTTGACTTACTTTAACCATATTAAATAACTTTTAGTCAAAAATTGCATCAATTACACCGTTCATGGTGGTTCGAATTTCTGCATCATCGGTTATTGGACATACTAGTGCCATATTACAAGCATCTTTCACACTAACACCTGATGCAATTAATACACCTGCATAATTAAGCAGTCGTGTGGACGCGCCTTCATCAAGCCCATGACCAACCAAATTACGAGTCGCATGAGCAAATTTGACTAATTTAGTTGCAATATCAGCATTAATACCTGACTCTTTAACAACAATACTAGCTTCTAATTCAGCATTAGCATAATCAAAATTCATTCCAGTGAAGCGCTGCTTAGTTGATTGTTTAAGATCTCTCATCAATGATTGATAACCTGGATTATATGAGATCACCAACTGAAAGTCTGGGTGCGCTTTAACAAGTTCACCCTTTTTATCCAACATTAGTTCACGTCTATGGTCAGTAAGAGAATGAATAACTACCATTGTATCTTGGCGCGCTTCTACAATTTCATCCAAATAACAAATTGCACCATGACGTGCTGCTAGTGTTAATGGGCCATCTACCCAGCGAGTACCATTAGCATCTAGTAAAAAACGACCGATCAAGTCTGAAGCAGTGATATCTTCATTACAAGATACAGTGATAATGGGCTTGTCTAATTTATAAGCCATGTGTTCAATAAAACGAGATTTACCACAACCTGTTGGTCCTTTGATCATCACTGGTAATTTTGCATTATATGCTGCAGTATATAGTTCTACTTCGTTTGATTGAGCCTCATAAAAAGGTTCTAATTTAATTTCAAATTGGTTAATATCGAAATCTGACATAACTCTATCCTAAATTTATAATGTTTATATTTTAATACTTTATATATAAAAACCTCTGCATGTAAGCAGAGGTTTTTATAAACTATTTATTACAAGTTTTACTTGTGAATACCTAGCTTATCTCTCCAACCAGGATATAGAGAATCAGCATCGTTCGGGAATGATTCAAATGCACGAGCAAATTCGTTATGGTCTTTAGCAAACTCGATTGGATCAGCTTTAGCCATCCAACAATCGTATGCTTGACGTAATGACTTAGCACCCGCCGCAGGAGAGTCAATATGACCGTAAGAACCACCACCAGAAGTATTGATTACATTGCCATGACCTAGATTTTCAAAGAAACCTGGAAGACGTAATGCATTCATACCACCGGAAATAATTGGTGTTGTTGGTTTCATACCAAACCACTCTTGATGATAAACCGGACCATCAGCACTATCACGTTCAATCATATATGCAATATTTCTATCATCAGCACCGCCTTCCATCTTACCATAACCCATTGTACCCACATGGATACCAGACGCGCCCATTAGGCGAGAAAGTTTACCTAAAACAAAAGCAGTATACCCACGCACAGAGCTTGGGGAGGTGATAGCTCCATGACCTGCTCTATGATAATGCAAGTATTGATTAGGGTAATTACGACGTGCAGTGGTAATCATACCACAACCACCAACATAACCATCAACTAAAAAAGCCACATGATGCGCATTTTCAGCAAAAGTTTCTAAGATGTAGTCAGCACGAGCACACATCTCATGATGATCATCGGCGGTAATGTTAGCAGAGAAAATTTTAGCTTCACTGGTTTCATCTTGCGCACGCCTCATAGCGTCAGCAACCAAAGGTGTTACATCTTTCATACGAGCATAAACTTGATTACCTTGAGGTTCGTCATTCTTAATAAAATCACCGCCCAACCAAAATTGGTATGCTGCTTCAGAAAAAGGTTTTGGACGAAGACCTAACTTAGGCTTAATAATTGTTCCTGCAATATAACCACCATCAGTTCTAGAGCGGCCTAAAATACTCCATAAATCAGTAATATCCAGAGAAGGGCCGTCAAAAATTTCTAAGAATTTTCTTGAAATCCAAAAATCTTGGATTTGAGCACACTGCACATCTCCCATACCTTGATTATTGCCAATAATCAGAGTGAGTAATGATACAACCATAGCACGACCGTCAATTAAGTTACGGTCAAACAAGTTATTAGGATATGCAATTTTCATGGTGCCTTTAGCTTCATCAATTTCATACACCATCGCATCTAAATCTTTAGTGAAATCATCAGTAGTTGACACTTCCACATTAGTGCCTGTTGAACTTTCGGCAGCAAAATGAGCTGCTGTTTCTAAATAACCACCAAAACCAGGCATTGGTGTCATAGTGTAAGCAACAAGAAAATGATTACCTTCTTTAATTAATGTTTCTTCGTCTAATAACAAATCAGCATATCTATTAGATTGATCCATTGTGGACTCCTGTCTATTAAAAAACACCCATGATACAAGAACATTTAAATAATGTAAAATAATATTTACTATGATGTTTATAACAAATAAATCCTATCAAAATGATTAATATATATTGAAACAACTGCATAGCTTTGAGTCGGTATCTATTCAGTTTTACCAAAGCTAGCAAAGAGCTTAATATTACGTAACCTACTGTATATACAAATCCAACAACTACAAAAAAATTGATTCTTATTTGCTCAATATTAAAGGCAAAAGTATTCACCCTACTTTTATTGGAAAAACTATATCAAACTTGCTTGAAAGTGATTAACAAACTAGAACAAATCAAATCTGATATTGAGCAAACATTAGACCCTCATTCTGGACATCTGTAAATTGTAGTTGTCACCACAACTAACTTATTCATTAGCCATATCTTGGAAAAATTTAAACCGCAATATCCAAAAATAACTTTTCATTTAGAGTGGCTAATCATAAATTGCTACTTGAAAAACTAAGTAACAATAAAACCGATAAAACACTTATGTGTAAAGCTTTAATTACCTATGAATAAGGCTCAGGTATACGTATTACAGGCATACAATTTAATTCAAATATTGAAATTAATTCTAACGAAGCAATCATTAAAGTAGTTAAAATAAGGTTACATATCGGTTTTTTCTCTAAACATACAATTAAGTTAGAATTATAATAAACTCTTACTCATTGTCAAACGCTTTAAAGTATTCATTATTGCAAGTAGTCAAAACAATAATTTTTTAAATAAAAATACAATCTTTACTAAAATAGAGAGACATAATATTTTTTCCATCAACGGCTATTTTACGAAATAATGCCAGCCGTTATCAATGTCAATTAACCACTAAAAAATACAATGATTTTATTATGACAAATTAGTATTCGGTCTTCAAAATGGTATTGCAAACCTTTTTGCCAGTGTAATTTTCTCAATATCTTACCAAATTTTCTTCATGTCATTAGCACTATCACCATGGTTTACTCTGGTGACATCTTGTTCAATAATCTGGTCTTCATCTAACACACCAGTCACATAATGACAAATGCGTAACACGAGAATATGGATTTGCACCTGTAAATAATGGCAAGAAGCTATAATCAATATTAATAATTTTATTTTTATATTGATTGCGTAGGTTTTAAGGAATAATTTGCATATAATGTGCCAAAAAACAATTACATCCAAATTAAATGTATTGACTGTCTTGCTCATTTCAACAATATCATTATTTTTAGTTGCTTGATGAATATCCACTCTAAACGGTACACCATACCAAGTGGTCAATTTGAAAAGCTTACCATAGTTATTAACAGAATACCAAAAACTTCACCTCCTAACTTGAACTCATAAACACGATGCAATAAATCTGCTACATAGTGAGAAGAATTAGAGCCCATAATTAATATTCTTTTAAACTACGCTGCATCACTTAATCGTCAGACTATATTGTATTGATTGACAACTAGGATGAAGGCATTTTTAAATTCACTCAATGAATAAGAGAAAGATCTTGATTCAATTTTAATACACACAAAAAATGTTGATTTTATTCATCAATATGACCGTAAGCTTCTTAAATTACCCTAATGCTTAAAAATAAATTGACTGACTACAGCTCTACTAAAGCATGTTCATCTGAACATGAAATTAAAAGTTTAAAAACACTCATGATCATTAAGTTCTATATTCTGCATTAATTTTTATATAGTCATAAGAAAGATCAGTTGTCCATACACTTTCTTTTGAAGCACCTTTACCAATTTCAATGGTGATAACAATTTCAGATTTTACCATTTGCGCTTCACCTTGCGTTTCAGTGTAGTGAGTATTCAACTCCCCTGTTTTAATCAAACACACGTCGCCTAAATAAATACTCACTTCTTCAACTTTCAAATGTGCAATATTGGCACGTCCTACTGCTGCTAAAATTCTCCCCCAATTTGCATCAGAAGCAAATAAAGCAGTTTTAACCAAAGGTGAATGTGCAACCGTATAGGCTACTTCAAGACAATCTTTGGTACTTGCTCCACCCTTAACACACACTTCAACAAATTTAGTTGCACCTTCACCATCTTTAATAATTTTATGTGCTAACGTTTTGGTGACAGTATTTAATGATTGTTGAAACTCATCCATACAATTATTAATTTTAACACTAGATGCGCCAGTCGCACTTAACGTACAAGCATCATTAGTAGAGGTGTCGCCATCTATAGTAATACGATTAAAAGATTGATTAACGGCCTGAGTTAAGCAATCTTGCAACTCAGATTGAGTGGCTTTAATATCAGTAAAAATAAAACTAAGCATGGTTGCCATATTAGGGCGAATCATGCCTGAGCCTTTAGCAATACCAGTAATGGTAATTAAATCATCACCTATTTTAAATTGTTCAGAATGCACTTTATCGACCAAATCAGTCGTCATAATGGCTTGTGCCACTTGGGATAAGTTATTTATTACCAAACTAGAAACCAATATAGGTATATTATCCTCAAAACAAACCATAGGCAACACTTGCCCAATCACACCTGTTGAAAATGGCAATACTTCTTCGGTCTTAATACCCAACTCTTTTGCCACCAATTCACAAACCTTATAAGCATTTTTAAGTCCTACGCTAGCACTATCTAAGCCTGTACCTGCATTGGCGTTACCACTATTAATGACTAACGCTTTAATAGTATGATTAAGATGATTTTTTGCCACCAATACAGGCGCAGCGCAAAATACGTTTTGCGTAAAAACAGCTGCAGTTTGTGTGCCTTTTTTCAAGCTAACAATAGATAAATCTAGCTTTTCAGTGTCCTTAGTGCTTGAGTTTGTCGATAAATTTTGTGCACATTTAATGCCAGAATTGATTGCTGCACAAGTAACGCCGTTAATGTTTAATAAATCATCCATGTCGTATAAAAGTTTTAGCCAATTAAGACTTGTTTTTTGAATACTGTTATGAATGTATAGATAAATAACATCATGAATTATTGTTTATAACTTTGTTTTGAATATTTTTTATCTAATAATTGAAATATCAACATTAGTACTACACCAAATAGAACCATTATAAGTGCTGGTACAGCAGCTCGTTCAAACAAACCTTCAGTACTTAATTCATAGACTTGAACTGCCAATGTATCCCAGCCAAATGGACGCAATAAATAAGTGGCTGGTAATTCTTTCATCACATCAACGGCAACCAACAAACCACCTGCAAAAATTCCTGGTGTTATCATGGGTAGGTATATTTGCCAAATAAGCCGGAAGCGTGACGCACCAAGTAGACGTGCACTTTGGATAAATATGGGCTTGATTTGTTCGGTACTAGCTTTAATTGAACTATAACCAATTGCCATAAAACGAGATACATAAGCAAATAACAACAAAACAATAGAGCCAAAAATAATATGATTAATACTTTGACCGCCAAAATATACACTGATTGCTGACATTTGATTAATACCATATAATAATCCAACAGCCATAATTGAGCCTGGTAGTGCATAGCCTAACATTGACATGCTAATCAAACCTTTAAGCCAAGGACTATTTCTTTTACAATGACTGGGTAATGCCAATATAATAGCAACACTAATCGTTATTAAAGCGGCTGATATAGTTAGAACCGAAGTTGAAATAATCAAATCAACATACTTAATACTCCATTCCTCACTCACAGATGTCCAGCCCCAAATGATTAATTGCAATATAGGCATAGCAAAAGAAAATACAAACACACTAAACACAAACAAACTAATCAACCAACCAACAACACCTAAAGCATGATAAGGTCTTTTATTA
Proteins encoded in this window:
- a CDS encoding nitric oxide reductase activation protein NorD: MVKVSQHKSLNCAFNTVQRVFSANIEQAIQKLSEQSLIEYYNGAEFLAKIGQGDALSISFLKTMPWIGEFYGDGSIQKIVNFAYQKISRTPNKRAVEPFLNSFIDVIEHTNNDQLDQYLNLIEYHLSKTTFSVHGIHDTYASPSLIVMLDNMNLLLEQLEFEGIYEWINYGLRYFQDHPERQKEYFSLSSADSKAVFQRQRKGLLFNDIEREINLFQCALWKTDFMYAPYSPNFEKLEHFHPYLEDSVIRLPDIYEPLNGINACKRYMALVAHLIVHHQFTTKIVADNISPQQRFFTEIFEDARVEYLAIQTYPGLKNLWLSLIPIVDEFDCDDKHQSCLRHRAIMLIRALLDENHPYKNQIILDYVEKFKRLMNLGETETLDSLSLGFGYLIKTRSASDALASVYFENTEVTYRDDNRSMWLFIEKFDEEDNIFERQKKSEEDEEGIEVIPAHYYDEWDYVYEAYKPDWAAVYERLHSHTNALKIEQILDKHSILVKQLKKVLDLLKPQNKKRLRYQEEGAELDLDIALRSVIDIKNGSQPDTRINVNFEHDSRSVSVLLLLDLSESLNEVVGQSGQTILELSQEAVSLLAWAVEQLGDNFAIAGFNSDTRKKIMYYHIKGYNEHWDDAVKARLADLKAEFSTRMGAAIRHGTHYLNLQQSDKKLMLILTDGEPADIDVHDPKTLIQDTRKAVQESQQKGMYPYCISLDKKADEYIADIFGSHYSVIDRVESLPQELPKLFLSLTK
- a CDS encoding CbbQ/NirQ/NorQ/GpvN family protein translates to MSDFDINQFEIKLEPFYEAQSNEVELYTAAYNAKLPVMIKGPTGCGKSRFIEHMAYKLDKPIITVSCNEDITASDLIGRFLLDANGTRWVDGPLTLAARHGAICYLDEIVEARQDTMVVIHSLTDHRRELMLDKKGELVKAHPDFQLVISYNPGYQSLMRDLKQSTKQRFTGMNFDYANAELEASIVVKESGINADIATKLVKFAHATRNLVGHGLDEGASTRLLNYAGVLIASGVSVKDACNMALVCPITDDAEIRTTMNGVIDAIFD
- a CDS encoding ribulose-bisphosphate carboxylase, with translation MDQSNRYADLLLDEETLIKEGNHFLVAYTMTPMPGFGGYLETAAHFAAESSTGTNVEVSTTDDFTKDLDAMVYEIDEAKGTMKIAYPNNLFDRNLIDGRAMVVSLLTLIIGNNQGMGDVQCAQIQDFWISRKFLEIFDGPSLDITDLWSILGRSRTDGGYIAGTIIKPKLGLRPKPFSEAAYQFWLGGDFIKNDEPQGNQVYARMKDVTPLVADAMRRAQDETSEAKIFSANITADDHHEMCARADYILETFAENAHHVAFLVDGYVGGCGMITTARRNYPNQYLHYHRAGHGAITSPSSVRGYTAFVLGKLSRLMGASGIHVGTMGYGKMEGGADDRNIAYMIERDSADGPVYHQEWFGMKPTTPIISGGMNALRLPGFFENLGHGNVINTSGGGSYGHIDSPAAGAKSLRQAYDCWMAKADPIEFAKDHNEFARAFESFPNDADSLYPGWRDKLGIHK
- the argJ gene encoding bifunctional glutamate N-acetyltransferase/amino-acid acetyltransferase ArgJ codes for the protein MDDLLNINGVTCAAINSGIKCAQNLSTNSSTKDTEKLDLSIVSLKKGTQTAAVFTQNVFCAAPVLVAKNHLNHTIKALVINSGNANAGTGLDSASVGLKNAYKVCELVAKELGIKTEEVLPFSTGVIGQVLPMVCFEDNIPILVSSLVINNLSQVAQAIMTTDLVDKVHSEQFKIGDDLITITGIAKGSGMIRPNMATMLSFIFTDIKATQSELQDCLTQAVNQSFNRITIDGDTSTNDACTLSATGASSVKINNCMDEFQQSLNTVTKTLAHKIIKDGEGATKFVEVCVKGGASTKDCLEVAYTVAHSPLVKTALFASDANWGRILAAVGRANIAHLKVEEVSIYLGDVCLIKTGELNTHYTETQGEAQMVKSEIVITIEIGKGASKESVWTTDLSYDYIKINAEYRT
- a CDS encoding ABC transporter permease, coding for MGKNCFKSKIWISILALLVAMPIFVVALSWLFPERELWAHFSTVLLPSLITATMVLLIGVGLGVTLLGTLLAYFVVMVEFPGRLWLEWALFLPFTIPAYVLAFVYLGVFDYSGYAQVWIREVLGLPGFDIRTGSWAIIFTFTMVFYPYVYIMARAAFKRQKINIIEASQLLGASPLRVFFNISLPMARPAVAAGLLVTLMETLADFGVVSLFNFDTFTTAIYSAWGDFRSIEVAAQLASLLVLVAFFLIYFEKKARGQAKYYSNDVSNKRPYHALGVVGWLISLFVFSVFVFSFAMPILQLIIWGWTSVSEEWSIKYVDLIISTSVLTISAALITISVAIILALPSHCKRNSPWLKGLISMSMLGYALPGSIMAVGLLYGINQMSAISVYFGGQSINHIIFGSIVLLLFAYVSRFMAIGYSSIKASTEQIKPIFIQSARLLGASRFRLIWQIYLPMITPGIFAGGLLVAVDVMKELPATYLLRPFGWDTLAVQVYELSTEGLFERAAVPALIMVLFGVVLMLIFQLLDKKYSKQSYKQ